Proteins encoded together in one Papio anubis isolate 15944 chromosome 3, Panubis1.0, whole genome shotgun sequence window:
- the OSTC gene encoding oligosaccharyltransferase complex subunit OSTC isoform X1: METLYRVPFLVLECPNLKLKKPPWLHMPSAMTVYALVVVSYFLITGGIIYDVIVEPPSVGSMTDEHGHQRPVAFLAYRVNGQYIMEGLASSFLFTMGGLGFIILDRSNAPNIPKLNRFLLLFIGFVCVLLSFFMARVFMRMKLPGYLMG; encoded by the exons ATGGAGACCTTGTACCGTGTCCCGTTCTTAGTGCTCGAATGTCCCAACCTGAAGCTGAAGAAGCCGCCCTGGTTGCACATGCCGTCGGCCATGACTGTGTATGCTCTGGTGGTGGTGTCTTACTTCCTCATTACCGGAG GAATAATTTATGATGTTATTGTTGAACCTCCAAGTGTTGGCTCTATGACTGATGAACATGGGCATCAGAGGCCGGTAGCTTTCTTGGCCTACAG agtAAATGGACAATATATTATGGAAGGACTTGCATCCAGCTTCCTATTTACAATGGGAGGTTTAGGTTTCATAATCCTGGACCGATCGAATGCACCAAATATCCCAAAACTCAATAGATTTCTTCTTCTGTTCATTGGATTCGTCTGTGTCCTACTGAGTTTTTTCATGGCTAGAGTATTCATGAGAATGAAACTGCC GGGCTATCTGATGGGTTAG
- the OSTC gene encoding oligosaccharyltransferase complex subunit OSTC isoform X2, with the protein METLYRVPFLVLECPNLKLKKPPWLHMPSAMTVYALVVVSYFLITGGIIYDVIVEPPSVGSMTDEHGHQRPVAFLAYRGYLMG; encoded by the exons ATGGAGACCTTGTACCGTGTCCCGTTCTTAGTGCTCGAATGTCCCAACCTGAAGCTGAAGAAGCCGCCCTGGTTGCACATGCCGTCGGCCATGACTGTGTATGCTCTGGTGGTGGTGTCTTACTTCCTCATTACCGGAG GAATAATTTATGATGTTATTGTTGAACCTCCAAGTGTTGGCTCTATGACTGATGAACATGGGCATCAGAGGCCGGTAGCTTTCTTGGCCTACAG GGGCTATCTGATGGGTTAG